From a region of the Polynucleobacter corsicus genome:
- a CDS encoding OmpH family outer membrane protein, translated as MKLHQSSKWIQYSLIAVSALITLPSALAQDAGTRVAAVNVEKVFNESNMAKASQTKLQNEFTKRQNEIRDSAQKIKSAAEKLDRDSAVMSEAERARRQRELADQDRELQRKQREYTEDLNQRNFEERAKIAEKANQALKQIAEQRKIDVIIQDPAYANPKVDVTDDVIKALNSLK; from the coding sequence ATGAAGCTTCATCAATCTTCCAAATGGATTCAGTACAGCTTAATTGCTGTTTCAGCACTTATTACTTTGCCATCGGCATTGGCTCAGGACGCTGGAACTCGGGTTGCAGCTGTGAACGTTGAAAAAGTATTCAACGAATCCAACATGGCTAAAGCTAGCCAGACTAAGTTGCAGAATGAATTTACAAAACGTCAAAATGAAATTCGTGACAGCGCCCAAAAAATCAAATCTGCTGCAGAAAAGTTAGATCGTGATTCAGCGGTCATGTCTGAGGCTGAGCGTGCACGTCGTCAACGTGAGTTGGCTGACCAGGATCGTGAATTGCAGCGCAAACAGCGTGAGTACACTGAGGATCTGAATCAGCGTAACTTTGAAGAGCGCGCCAAGATTGCTGAAAAAGCCAATCAAGCCCTCAAGCAGATTGCTGAACAAAGAAAAATTGATGTCATTATTCAAGATCCAGCCTATGCCAATCCCAAGGTTGATGTTACTGATGATGTCATCAAGGCTTTGAATAGTCTTAAGTAA
- the lpxB gene encoding lipid-A-disaccharide synthase, with protein MSKLACVAGEPSGDLLAAPVLSALKQIPDTSHLEVYGIGGPRMQAEGLRSDWPMETLSVRGYVEAIKQLPAILKLRKELIANLTGEGRPDVYLGIDAPDFNLGVELALRKAGIPTLHFVSPSIWAWRAGRITKIKQAVERMLCIFPFETEIYERAGISATYVGHPLASEIPLEPNPASAKQRIEKILNLPSNTLSGTVVSALPGSRGSEIELIAPVFFETMAELTKRMPGQLLHFVIPVATPRLREPLETLLKNTLDKNPDLHIYLIDGEADAVLEAADVVLIASGTATLQAALWKKPMVISYKVPWLTAQIMKRQGYLPYVGLPNILCGEFVVPELLQDDATPNKLADALLTWLNNPTKVTQLKTRFAAMHETLRRPTGLLVAQAVAQTIAATKHQVTV; from the coding sequence GTGTCTAAACTTGCTTGTGTTGCCGGAGAGCCTTCGGGTGACTTGCTGGCAGCGCCAGTACTGAGCGCACTAAAGCAGATCCCCGACACCTCCCATCTGGAGGTCTACGGTATCGGTGGTCCTCGTATGCAGGCCGAGGGCCTGCGCTCAGATTGGCCAATGGAGACATTAAGTGTCCGTGGTTACGTTGAGGCAATTAAACAGTTACCTGCTATTCTGAAGTTACGGAAAGAGTTGATTGCTAATCTCACGGGTGAAGGTCGCCCCGATGTATATCTAGGTATTGATGCACCAGATTTCAATTTAGGTGTTGAGTTGGCTTTACGTAAAGCAGGTATTCCGACTTTGCATTTTGTTTCGCCATCGATCTGGGCTTGGAGAGCGGGGCGTATTACGAAGATCAAGCAAGCGGTAGAGCGTATGCTCTGCATTTTCCCGTTTGAGACTGAGATCTATGAGCGTGCTGGCATCAGCGCAACTTATGTTGGGCATCCACTGGCGAGCGAGATTCCTCTAGAGCCAAATCCAGCAAGCGCCAAGCAAAGAATAGAAAAAATCTTAAATCTTCCAAGCAATACATTGAGTGGAACGGTCGTCTCTGCATTGCCGGGCAGTCGCGGTTCTGAGATTGAGCTGATTGCACCAGTCTTTTTTGAGACGATGGCAGAACTTACTAAGCGTATGCCAGGACAGCTTCTGCATTTTGTAATCCCAGTGGCAACGCCACGCCTTCGTGAACCGCTGGAGACTTTACTTAAAAATACGCTTGATAAAAATCCTGACCTTCATATTTATTTGATTGATGGCGAGGCCGATGCAGTACTTGAGGCCGCTGATGTTGTGCTGATTGCTAGTGGTACGGCGACTTTACAGGCGGCCCTCTGGAAAAAGCCGATGGTGATTTCTTATAAGGTACCTTGGTTAACTGCACAGATCATGAAACGACAGGGCTATCTACCGTATGTTGGTTTGCCCAACATTCTGTGCGGTGAGTTTGTTGTCCCCGAACTTCTACAAGACGATGCTACTCCGAATAAGTTGGCAGATGCCTTGCTAACCTGGTTAAACAACCCCACTAAAGTTACCCAACTCAAAACCCGTTTTGCAGCAATGCATGAGACTCTACGTAGGCCAACGGGATTATTGGTTGCACAGGCTGTAGCGCAAACCATTGCTGCTACAAAACATCAGGTTACTGTGTGA
- a CDS encoding isoprenyl transferase, which translates to MTQHTSSTLVIPKVSAIPRHVAIIMDGNGRWASKRFMPRVAGHSEGLSAVRKIVQECRQLGVEYLTLFAFSSENWRRPPEEVSFLMKLFLKSLKGEVSRLAENDIRLRLIGDLSRFDSAIQEMVQFSEEKTAACKGLTLTIAANYGGRWDILQAMRQALAANPSLKPEQVSEELLQPYLSMAYAPEPDLFIRTGGEQRVSNFLLWQLAYTELYFTDTLWPDFDEAQLHKAFDWFSQRERRFGRTSAQLASESLIDAV; encoded by the coding sequence ATGACTCAGCATACTAGCTCAACCTTAGTTATTCCAAAGGTTAGCGCTATTCCTCGCCATGTCGCCATCATCATGGACGGTAATGGGCGGTGGGCTAGTAAGCGTTTTATGCCGCGAGTAGCAGGCCACTCAGAAGGTTTGAGTGCTGTTCGTAAGATTGTTCAGGAGTGTCGCCAACTAGGCGTGGAATATCTCACCCTGTTTGCATTTAGCTCTGAGAATTGGCGTCGCCCTCCTGAAGAGGTTAGCTTTTTAATGAAGCTATTCCTGAAATCCTTAAAGGGTGAAGTCTCTCGTTTGGCTGAAAACGATATCCGCCTTCGCCTGATTGGGGATTTAAGCCGCTTTGATTCTGCAATTCAGGAAATGGTGCAGTTCTCCGAAGAAAAAACAGCTGCCTGCAAAGGGCTCACTCTCACTATTGCAGCTAACTATGGTGGACGCTGGGATATTTTGCAGGCGATGCGCCAAGCTTTGGCCGCCAACCCTAGTCTGAAGCCAGAACAAGTATCTGAAGAATTATTGCAACCCTATCTGTCTATGGCTTATGCGCCAGAACCAGATTTGTTTATTCGAACTGGTGGCGAGCAGCGCGTCAGCAACTTCCTGCTGTGGCAACTGGCTTATACCGAGCTGTATTTCACGGATACTCTCTGGCCTGATTTTGATGAAGCTCAGTTACATAAAGCTTTTGATTGGTTTAGTCAGCGCGAGCGTCGCTTTGGGCGCACTAGCGCTCAGTTAGCATCTGAGTCATTGATCGACGCAGTCTAA
- the fabZ gene encoding 3-hydroxyacyl-ACP dehydratase FabZ, with product MSKPIAIDINQILKLLPHRYPFLLVDRVLEIEPRQSITALKNVTMNEPFFQGHFPDFPVMPGVLIIEALAQTAALLTFSEVREENAVYYFAGIDGARFKKPVLPGDQLIMTAKLERERAGIYKFQVQATVDGELAAEANITCAVRTKGA from the coding sequence ATGAGCAAACCCATCGCCATCGACATCAATCAAATTCTGAAGTTGCTGCCACACCGCTATCCATTTCTATTGGTTGATCGCGTATTGGAGATTGAGCCTCGTCAAAGTATTACTGCGCTGAAGAATGTCACTATGAATGAGCCTTTCTTTCAGGGCCACTTCCCCGATTTTCCGGTCATGCCGGGGGTTTTAATTATTGAGGCGCTTGCTCAAACAGCAGCACTGCTGACCTTTTCTGAAGTGCGTGAAGAAAATGCGGTTTATTACTTCGCCGGTATTGATGGTGCTCGCTTTAAGAAGCCGGTATTACCTGGTGATCAATTGATCATGACGGCTAAGTTAGAACGTGAACGTGCCGGTATCTATAAGTTCCAAGTGCAGGCGACCGTGGATGGCGAGTTGGCTGCCGAAGCGAATATCACTTGTGCCGTTCGTACGAAAGGTGCGTAA
- a CDS encoding phosphatidate cytidylyltransferase has product MLKTRIITAAILMAVLLPILFFLPPIYLGIFFLVALVAAAWEWSRMIAPEAKKAAWLYAVFCLVIILLLLGMQAITWQFSLLMMAVLFWFFLAPFILAKGMDLSLQKFKPFYSIVGLIILPATWFALVFLRELGLVFLLTAMALVWVADIGAYFVGKSFGKHKLAVNISPGKSIEGALGGLLLCYLYAFLCVTYLPLGDTLFGAWAIQFGWVSMFLMVTVLTAFSIFGDLFESQLKRLAGVKDSSHLLPGHGGVLDRVDALIPTMPIAALLAGLI; this is encoded by the coding sequence ATGCTAAAAACCCGAATCATTACTGCCGCTATCTTGATGGCAGTGCTATTACCTATCTTATTTTTCTTGCCACCGATTTACTTAGGTATTTTTTTCCTGGTCGCCTTAGTTGCCGCCGCTTGGGAATGGAGTCGTATGATTGCTCCAGAAGCGAAAAAGGCGGCATGGCTCTATGCTGTTTTTTGTTTAGTTATCATTTTATTGTTGCTAGGAATGCAAGCAATCACATGGCAGTTTTCTTTGCTGATGATGGCGGTCTTATTTTGGTTCTTTTTGGCGCCATTCATCTTGGCCAAAGGAATGGACCTCTCGCTTCAAAAATTCAAACCTTTCTATAGCATTGTCGGCTTGATCATTCTGCCAGCAACTTGGTTTGCATTAGTCTTCTTGCGTGAATTAGGCCTAGTCTTTTTACTAACAGCGATGGCCTTAGTTTGGGTTGCTGATATTGGCGCCTATTTCGTTGGTAAATCTTTTGGTAAACATAAGCTGGCCGTGAACATCAGTCCGGGAAAATCGATTGAGGGCGCGCTAGGTGGTTTGCTGCTTTGTTATCTCTATGCATTCTTATGCGTCACGTATTTACCGCTAGGCGATACTTTATTTGGCGCTTGGGCTATTCAATTTGGTTGGGTGTCAATGTTCCTGATGGTGACAGTATTAACGGCGTTCAGTATCTTTGGAGATTTATTTGAGTCTCAGTTAAAGCGTTTGGCTGGCGTCAAAGATAGCAGTCATTTACTGCCGGGTCATGGTGGCGTTCTAGATCGCGTTGATGCACTCATTCCAACAATGCCGATTGCCGCATTACTGGCAGGGTTGATTTAA
- the lpxD gene encoding UDP-3-O-(3-hydroxymyristoyl)glucosamine N-acyltransferase yields the protein MPTAIELAEQFQVSLVGDGSLLLQGLAPLERAQSSQISFLSNPLYRQQASDSAAGGLIVSQADLDFLQANPGSNSAGRVFFVSKNPYATFARMAQHFAKASAPVYAPGVHPSAAIDPSVSIPASCHIGPFVQIGPGVKLGERVVLLGNTSVARNSNIGSDTLIYPNVSVYSETKLGERCIIHSGAVIGADGFGFASDFSATGAEWVKIPQTGAVLIGNDVEVGASSTIDRGAMSDTIIGNGTKIDNQVQIAHNVVVGNCCVIAGCAAISGSTKIGNFCIIGGAANFAGHLTIADRTTVSGNTSIIRSITEPGQHYTGVYPSMPHSAWEKNAAILRGLDKIRQRLRLLDKTK from the coding sequence ATGCCCACCGCCATCGAGCTGGCCGAACAGTTTCAAGTAAGCTTGGTGGGGGATGGCTCCCTCTTGCTTCAAGGCCTCGCTCCTCTCGAGCGAGCCCAATCCAGTCAAATCTCCTTTCTTTCAAATCCGCTGTATCGCCAACAGGCTAGTGATAGTGCTGCAGGTGGTTTAATTGTTAGTCAGGCGGACTTAGATTTTCTTCAGGCAAACCCAGGAAGCAACTCAGCGGGTAGAGTGTTTTTTGTCTCTAAAAATCCTTACGCCACTTTTGCCAGAATGGCGCAGCACTTTGCTAAAGCTTCTGCACCTGTTTATGCGCCTGGAGTGCATCCTAGTGCCGCCATTGATCCTAGCGTCAGCATTCCAGCTTCATGCCATATCGGACCATTTGTGCAAATTGGTCCTGGCGTTAAATTAGGCGAGCGAGTTGTCTTGTTGGGTAATACTTCTGTCGCCAGAAATTCGAATATTGGCAGCGATACCTTGATCTATCCCAATGTATCTGTTTATTCAGAAACTAAGCTTGGTGAGCGCTGCATTATTCATAGTGGAGCGGTCATTGGTGCGGATGGTTTTGGCTTTGCCTCTGACTTTTCCGCTACCGGTGCTGAGTGGGTTAAGATCCCGCAGACAGGTGCTGTGCTTATCGGAAATGATGTCGAGGTGGGCGCGTCAAGCACAATCGATCGTGGTGCTATGAGTGACACCATCATCGGTAACGGCACCAAGATTGATAACCAAGTTCAAATTGCTCACAACGTAGTGGTAGGTAATTGTTGTGTGATTGCTGGTTGTGCTGCCATTTCAGGAAGCACCAAGATTGGCAACTTTTGTATTATTGGCGGCGCAGCCAATTTTGCTGGTCATCTGACAATCGCTGACAGAACAACCGTGTCGGGCAATACCTCCATTATTCGTTCGATAACGGAGCCAGGACAGCATTACACCGGCGTTTACCCTTCAATGCCACACAGCGCTTGGGAGAAAAACGCGGCAATTCTGCGAGGCCTCGATAAAATACGCCAACGCTTACGATTATTAGATAAAACTAAATAG
- a CDS encoding M50 family metallopeptidase, giving the protein MQALITLAAFLVTLGVLVSFHEYGHFLAARLCGVKVLRFALGFGKPLFTYRADNGTEWVLASIPLGGYVKLLDGRDREQIISAQERPQSFDVKPLWQRSMIVAAGPFANFLLAVILLSLIYVSGVPQLPARLQAPPEQSIAAKLGVAAGDQVIGWQSLSSDNNANPILDEFDSVPSWNALRWLLLDAMTGRQGFALEIRDAAGTRQVKSFRQGDLPPIAPESDPFQALGLFPQVTPPTEWIELKLGPIDAIGFAYQRVCLITKVSVRLMLGLFTGKTTLKQLGGPLSIADMAGKSAQVGWQPFLAFLALMSISIGLLNLVPLPMLDGGQLLYDAWELVAGKRMSLSLQEKLQKVGFLLLISLSLLALFNDLQRYLSS; this is encoded by the coding sequence ATGCAGGCCTTAATCACTCTTGCTGCATTCTTAGTCACGCTCGGTGTGCTGGTCAGTTTTCATGAGTATGGCCATTTTCTAGCAGCACGTTTATGTGGGGTCAAAGTACTTCGCTTTGCCCTAGGTTTTGGTAAGCCTCTCTTTACTTATCGCGCCGATAACGGCACTGAGTGGGTTCTTGCTTCTATTCCTTTGGGTGGCTATGTCAAATTACTAGACGGCCGTGATCGTGAGCAAATCATTTCAGCGCAAGAGCGCCCCCAATCCTTCGACGTCAAGCCCCTGTGGCAACGTTCCATGATTGTGGCAGCGGGACCCTTTGCTAATTTCCTGTTGGCAGTCATTTTGCTCTCCCTGATTTATGTTTCGGGCGTGCCCCAACTTCCTGCTCGACTTCAAGCTCCACCCGAGCAATCGATTGCTGCAAAACTGGGGGTAGCGGCAGGTGATCAGGTTATTGGTTGGCAATCCCTTTCCTCTGACAATAACGCTAACCCCATTCTTGATGAGTTTGACTCAGTTCCCAGTTGGAATGCATTGCGTTGGCTTCTCTTAGATGCCATGACCGGGAGGCAAGGTTTTGCCCTAGAGATTCGGGATGCTGCTGGCACCCGTCAGGTCAAATCCTTTAGGCAGGGTGATTTACCGCCGATTGCACCCGAATCCGATCCATTTCAGGCGCTCGGTTTGTTTCCTCAAGTGACTCCACCCACGGAGTGGATAGAGCTCAAGTTGGGGCCGATAGATGCCATCGGTTTTGCATATCAGCGGGTTTGTCTGATAACCAAGGTCTCCGTAAGGCTAATGTTGGGTTTATTTACGGGTAAAACAACCTTAAAGCAGCTCGGTGGACCCTTAAGTATTGCGGATATGGCAGGTAAATCTGCCCAGGTCGGCTGGCAACCATTTTTAGCCTTTTTGGCTCTCATGAGTATCAGTATTGGACTCTTGAATTTAGTGCCTTTACCAATGCTCGACGGGGGTCAGCTCCTGTATGATGCATGGGAGTTGGTTGCTGGTAAGCGAATGTCTTTATCACTGCAGGAAAAACTCCAAAAAGTGGGTTTTTTGCTCCTGATATCTCTTTCCTTGCTAGCCTTGTTTAACGATTTGCAACGCTACCTTTCATCTTGA
- the bamA gene encoding outer membrane protein assembly factor BamA — MIPSFRSVTRFLAQLTLILAASFCVSAQAADSFVIKDIRIEGLQRVEPGTVFSYLPVQVGDTFTDEKSAEAIKALYSTGFFRDVQIQAQGNVLIVIIEERPTISRIEFTGMKEFDQEIVRKSLKAVGVAEARFYDKALIDKAEQELKRQYVGKGMYAAEVVATVTPVERNQVAIYFNIDEGPVAKIEEINFIGNNVFSVSTLKSEMQLKTGGWLSWYSKDNLYSKQKLTADLENIRSYYLNRGYLEFVIESTQVSITPDKKGIYLTVSIREGNRFTVKNVRLAGDLLGKEAELIQLVSLKAGDTFSSAKLTESTKAIAEILGSYGYAFATINPQPDIRRELSEVDLTLVVDPGRRVYVRQVNVTGNAKTRDMVIRREMRQFESSWFDSDKIDLSKKRLGRLGYFTETDVSTQDVPGSPDQVDVNVKVTEKPTGAVTIGAGFSSTEKLILSAGINQDNAFGTGTAVGLNMSLGKINQSLALSNYDPYFTEDGISRYTDLYYRSSKPLYYVGDPDYQIKSVGSNIKFGVPYTEVDRVFFGTGVEAFQIQTTSNTPLPYLSYAQSYGIASPGYPATLTTYNIPVTVGWSRDGRDSALIPSSGSLQQLSAEAGTPLGNMMFYRIFGQYQKYHSFSKGNILSFNGEVGYSEAYGKYPFPITKNYYVGGIGSVRGYAPGSLGPTFYNPNTGLNQPTGGQSKIVSNVEYTVPVPGSGVDKTLRVFGFVDGGNVYAENINLVLRYSYGLGLSWISPLGPLKFSYGIPIKSLPTDNVQRLQFQVGTAF; from the coding sequence CTGATCCCCTCTTTTCGCTCGGTAACTCGATTTCTTGCTCAGTTAACCCTGATCCTTGCTGCTAGTTTTTGTGTAAGCGCACAGGCAGCTGACTCCTTTGTGATCAAAGATATTCGCATCGAGGGCCTGCAACGAGTAGAGCCAGGAACTGTATTTAGCTATCTGCCTGTTCAAGTGGGTGACACCTTTACGGACGAGAAGAGTGCTGAGGCTATTAAGGCTTTGTATAGCACTGGTTTTTTCCGAGATGTACAGATTCAGGCTCAAGGCAATGTTTTGATTGTGATCATTGAAGAGCGTCCCACTATCTCCCGAATTGAATTTACCGGGATGAAAGAGTTTGATCAAGAAATTGTCCGTAAGTCCTTAAAAGCAGTTGGTGTGGCTGAAGCCCGCTTCTATGACAAAGCGCTGATTGACAAAGCTGAGCAAGAGCTCAAGCGTCAGTATGTTGGTAAGGGTATGTATGCCGCTGAGGTAGTTGCCACTGTTACCCCGGTAGAGCGCAATCAAGTGGCGATTTACTTCAATATTGATGAAGGCCCTGTAGCCAAAATCGAAGAGATTAATTTTATCGGCAACAATGTCTTTAGTGTGAGCACTCTCAAAAGCGAGATGCAACTAAAGACGGGCGGATGGCTTTCTTGGTACAGCAAAGATAATTTGTACTCCAAGCAAAAGCTCACTGCTGACTTAGAGAACATTCGCTCTTATTATCTCAATCGTGGTTACCTCGAGTTTGTCATCGAATCTACTCAGGTTTCTATTACTCCGGATAAAAAGGGCATCTATCTCACGGTGAGTATTCGTGAGGGCAATAGGTTCACAGTCAAGAATGTGCGTTTAGCTGGAGATCTATTGGGTAAAGAGGCTGAGCTAATTCAGCTGGTAAGTCTTAAGGCAGGCGATACCTTTTCATCGGCTAAGTTGACTGAGAGCACCAAGGCAATTGCTGAAATTCTGGGTTCGTATGGCTATGCGTTTGCAACCATCAACCCCCAGCCGGATATTCGTCGCGAATTAAGTGAGGTCGATTTGACCTTAGTGGTCGATCCAGGTCGACGTGTTTATGTTCGTCAAGTGAATGTTACCGGTAATGCCAAAACTCGAGATATGGTGATCCGTCGCGAGATGCGTCAGTTTGAGAGCTCCTGGTTTGATAGTGACAAGATTGACCTGTCTAAAAAACGTCTAGGCCGTTTGGGCTACTTTACTGAGACTGATGTTTCTACTCAGGACGTTCCTGGGTCACCAGATCAAGTGGACGTCAATGTAAAGGTAACTGAAAAGCCAACGGGTGCCGTTACGATTGGTGCGGGCTTCTCTTCAACTGAAAAGCTGATCCTCTCCGCCGGTATTAATCAAGACAACGCATTTGGTACGGGTACTGCGGTAGGTTTAAATATGTCTTTGGGTAAGATTAATCAGAGCTTGGCCCTGTCAAACTACGATCCTTATTTCACTGAGGATGGTATCAGTCGTTATACCGATCTGTACTACAGATCATCTAAGCCTTTGTATTACGTTGGTGATCCTGATTATCAAATTAAGTCCGTCGGTAGCAATATCAAGTTTGGTGTTCCATACACAGAAGTTGACCGGGTATTCTTTGGAACTGGTGTAGAGGCATTTCAGATTCAGACTACAAGCAATACTCCTCTTCCATATTTAAGTTACGCTCAAAGTTATGGCATAGCTTCACCTGGGTACCCTGCGACATTGACCACCTACAACATACCCGTCACCGTAGGCTGGTCACGTGATGGTCGTGATAGCGCTTTAATCCCATCTTCTGGATCATTGCAGCAGTTGAGTGCTGAGGCCGGAACCCCGCTAGGAAATATGATGTTCTACCGGATATTTGGCCAGTACCAGAAATACCACTCTTTCTCCAAAGGCAATATTTTGTCTTTTAACGGCGAGGTAGGTTACAGCGAAGCTTACGGAAAATACCCATTCCCGATCACTAAAAACTACTATGTTGGTGGTATTGGATCAGTTCGAGGCTATGCTCCAGGCTCACTAGGCCCCACTTTCTATAATCCGAATACTGGCTTGAATCAGCCGACTGGTGGCCAGTCCAAGATCGTCAGTAACGTGGAGTACACCGTGCCAGTTCCTGGCTCTGGAGTGGATAAAACCTTGCGGGTATTTGGTTTCGTAGACGGCGGTAATGTCTATGCGGAGAATATCAATCTCGTATTGCGATATTCTTATGGCTTGGGTTTATCATGGATATCACCATTGGGTCCGCTCAAGTTTAGTTACGGTATTCCAATCAAATCATTGCCGACGGATAACGTCCAACGTTTGCAGTTCCAAGTGGGTACAGCGTTTTAA
- the ispC gene encoding 1-deoxy-D-xylulose-5-phosphate reductoisomerase, with the protein MALKQLAILGSTGSIGVNTLDVIRAHPDRFKVVALTAAKQIERLAEQCVEFKPVIAVVADAAGAAQLSKILQEKKIPTQVLHGPEALVSAVTESGCDTVMAAIVGAAGLVPTLAAAKAGKRVLLANKEALVMSGNLFMQAMKAGGGELLPIDSEHNAIFQCLPDRFTKNPSVHLGVEELWLTASGGPFRDRPLADLAGITPDQACAHPNWVMGRKISVDSATMMNKGLEVIEAFWLFGLPLEKIKVLIHPQSVVHSMVRYRDGSVLAQMGQPDMRTPIAYGLAWPERIAAGVAPLNLTQLSGLSFTEPNFSQFPCLSLAFAAAKAGGTSPAVLNAANEVAVAAFLEDGLPYLSIPKVVEHCLNALPSSPADSLEIILGADTQARQAANQFIRNIQK; encoded by the coding sequence ATGGCTCTTAAACAGCTTGCTATCTTAGGGTCGACGGGATCGATTGGTGTCAACACCCTAGACGTCATCCGTGCCCATCCTGATCGCTTTAAGGTAGTCGCACTGACCGCCGCAAAACAAATTGAGCGTTTAGCCGAACAATGTGTCGAGTTCAAGCCTGTTATTGCAGTGGTTGCGGACGCTGCTGGCGCCGCTCAACTGAGCAAAATTTTGCAAGAAAAAAAGATTCCTACTCAAGTTCTCCATGGACCAGAGGCTTTGGTTAGTGCAGTAACAGAATCTGGGTGCGATACTGTGATGGCAGCGATTGTGGGCGCCGCTGGCCTAGTCCCAACATTGGCAGCAGCAAAAGCAGGTAAGCGTGTATTGCTCGCTAACAAAGAAGCGCTGGTGATGTCGGGTAATTTATTTATGCAGGCGATGAAAGCGGGCGGCGGCGAATTGCTGCCGATTGATAGCGAGCACAATGCGATTTTTCAATGTCTACCAGATCGCTTTACAAAAAACCCATCCGTCCATTTAGGTGTTGAAGAGCTTTGGCTAACTGCTTCTGGTGGACCGTTTAGGGATAGACCCCTTGCAGACTTAGCGGGTATTACGCCTGATCAAGCCTGCGCCCATCCGAATTGGGTGATGGGTCGTAAGATTTCGGTTGACTCTGCGACGATGATGAATAAAGGTCTTGAAGTCATTGAGGCTTTTTGGTTATTTGGTTTGCCGCTTGAAAAAATTAAAGTTTTGATTCATCCGCAAAGCGTGGTGCACTCGATGGTGCGTTATCGCGATGGCTCAGTCTTAGCGCAAATGGGTCAACCTGATATGCGTACCCCGATTGCCTATGGACTGGCTTGGCCAGAACGGATTGCTGCTGGTGTTGCCCCTTTGAATCTGACGCAGTTAAGTGGCCTCAGTTTTACAGAGCCTAATTTTTCTCAATTTCCTTGTTTGAGTCTGGCCTTTGCCGCTGCAAAAGCAGGGGGAACTTCGCCTGCCGTTCTCAATGCCGCCAATGAAGTTGCCGTTGCCGCTTTCTTAGAAGATGGGTTGCCTTATTTAAGCATTCCGAAGGTGGTGGAGCACTGTTTAAATGCCTTGCCATCGAGCCCTGCTGATTCTTTAGAAATTATTCTTGGGGCGGATACTCAGGCTCGTCAAGCTGCCAATCAATTCATTCGCAACATTCAGAAATAG
- the lpxA gene encoding acyl-ACP--UDP-N-acetylglucosamine O-acyltransferase: protein MTRIHASAVVDSKAEIASDVEIGPYSVIGPNVKIGAGSKIGSHTVIEGYTTIGKENNFAHFAAIGGAPQDMKYRGEPTQLIIGDRNTIREFTTIHTGTSQDEGITRIGDDNWIMAYVHIAHDCQIGNHTIFSSNAQIAGHVKVSDWAIMGGMSGVHQFVRIGQHAMLGGASALVQDIPPFVIAAGDKASPHGINVEGLKRRGFSSETISALRQAYKVLYKDGLSFEEAKVEIQKMALASASDVQTAEKLTEFHDFIAASTRGIIR, encoded by the coding sequence ATGACTCGGATTCATGCATCTGCTGTTGTTGATAGTAAAGCTGAGATCGCCAGCGACGTAGAGATTGGTCCGTATTCTGTCATTGGACCAAACGTCAAAATTGGTGCTGGTAGCAAGATTGGCTCTCACACTGTGATCGAGGGTTACACCACGATCGGCAAAGAAAATAACTTTGCCCACTTCGCTGCTATTGGTGGCGCTCCCCAGGATATGAAATACCGTGGTGAACCTACCCAGTTGATTATTGGCGATCGCAACACCATTCGCGAGTTCACGACCATTCATACGGGTACATCGCAGGATGAGGGCATTACCAGAATAGGTGATGACAACTGGATCATGGCTTATGTACACATTGCACATGACTGCCAAATTGGTAACCACACGATTTTCTCGAGCAACGCACAAATCGCTGGTCACGTAAAAGTAAGTGACTGGGCGATCATGGGTGGCATGTCTGGAGTGCATCAATTTGTCCGTATCGGTCAACATGCGATGTTGGGTGGTGCCTCCGCATTGGTGCAAGACATTCCACCGTTTGTGATTGCAGCTGGCGATAAAGCTTCCCCTCATGGCATTAATGTGGAAGGTCTGAAGCGTCGTGGTTTCTCAAGCGAAACGATTTCTGCGTTGCGTCAGGCATATAAGGTTCTCTATAAAGATGGTCTGAGCTTTGAAGAAGCTAAGGTAGAGATTCAGAAGATGGCGCTAGCTAGTGCATCCGATGTGCAAACTGCAGAAAAGCTGACAGAGTTCCATGACTTTATTGCCGCCTCTACGCGCGGCATTATTCGATAG